Proteins from a genomic interval of Desulfofustis limnaeus:
- a CDS encoding ISNCY family transposase, translated as MRRKRNPQTTIFEVLGKHPGPRELEQMDAILATDHHLLDQAYADLLKKSRSDTGRQGMTAEQVVRCTLLKQFRELSYDDLAYYLADSHSFRSFVRLEPGHFPAKSTLQENIKALSEEAWLAIHQFLLAYAQQAKIENGRKIRLDSTAVQTDIHRPTDATLLWDGIRVITRWLFEGKELSPCPGYGCSDHRRVVKKRLLSIQNATKQETRQTAYRDMLHYAGRVIAYAEQAIPELADFGGDSIEDYTHARALAEKLSRAIDLLRRVMDQTERRVFKGEQVPASEKIVSLFETHTDILVKGRRETEFGHKVFLTGGASNLILDCLVERGNPADAERFLPLLKRHIERYGRPPRQSTADGGFASQANLAGAKAADVKDVVFAKKRGLSIVDMAKSTWVYRRLRNFRAGIEANISTLKRSYGLKRCNWSGWEGFKAYIWSAIVAYNLTVLARIQLATA; from the coding sequence ATGCGCAGAAAACGCAATCCACAAACCACGATCTTCGAGGTTCTTGGCAAACATCCCGGACCTCGTGAGCTGGAACAGATGGACGCCATCCTGGCAACCGACCACCATCTGCTTGACCAGGCCTATGCCGATCTGCTCAAGAAAAGCCGCTCCGATACCGGCCGCCAGGGCATGACTGCCGAACAGGTAGTCCGCTGCACGCTCCTCAAACAGTTCCGCGAACTCAGCTACGATGATCTGGCCTATTATCTGGCCGACTCCCATTCGTTTCGCAGCTTCGTCCGCCTTGAACCGGGACACTTTCCGGCCAAATCGACCCTGCAGGAAAATATCAAGGCCCTGAGCGAAGAGGCCTGGCTGGCGATTCACCAGTTTCTGCTCGCCTACGCCCAGCAGGCTAAGATCGAGAACGGCCGGAAGATCCGACTCGACTCCACCGCCGTCCAAACGGATATCCACCGGCCGACCGATGCGACGTTGCTCTGGGACGGGATCCGGGTCATCACCCGCTGGCTGTTTGAGGGCAAGGAACTCAGCCCCTGTCCCGGCTATGGGTGCAGCGATCATCGGCGGGTGGTGAAGAAGCGGTTGCTGTCCATCCAGAACGCTACCAAGCAGGAGACACGCCAGACGGCCTACCGGGATATGCTGCACTATGCCGGTCGCGTGATCGCTTATGCGGAGCAGGCGATCCCCGAGCTTGCCGACTTCGGCGGAGACTCGATTGAAGACTACACTCACGCCCGGGCGCTGGCCGAGAAACTGTCCCGTGCCATTGACCTGCTGCGGCGGGTGATGGACCAGACCGAGCGACGGGTGTTCAAAGGTGAACAGGTACCGGCGTCGGAGAAGATCGTGTCGCTGTTTGAGACGCACACCGACATCCTGGTCAAAGGACGGCGTGAGACGGAGTTTGGGCACAAGGTGTTCCTGACCGGCGGTGCGTCGAACCTGATTCTTGACTGCCTGGTGGAACGAGGCAACCCGGCCGATGCCGAGCGGTTTCTGCCGTTGTTGAAGCGGCATATCGAGCGGTATGGACGCCCGCCCCGGCAGAGCACGGCGGATGGCGGCTTTGCTTCGCAGGCGAACCTGGCGGGAGCCAAGGCAGCAGACGTCAAGGATGTGGTCTTTGCCAAGAAGCGCGGTCTGTCGATCGTGGACATGGCCAAGAGCACGTGGGTTTATCGGCGGTTGCGCAATTTTCGAGCCGGGATCGAGGCGAACATTTCGACGTTGAAACGAAGCTATGGGCTGAAGCGTTGCAACTGGTCGGGTTGGGAAGGCTTCAAGGCATATATCTGGAGTGCGATTGTTGCCTACAACCTCACGGTGCTGGCCCGTATTCAGCTGGCCACGGCCTGA
- a CDS encoding molybdopterin-dependent oxidoreductase codes for MKNDLKISRRTFLTAAGGTIVSIGLPGTYLKLSNAQQLALAASIRPDGRSRLPPGQHAVEKILDMGGSPGTATVESWRMRIYGEVKRPIVLSYKELLDLEQVSITCDVHCVTGWTLLDSRWTGVRLGTILDRVKPVRNANFVIFEAAKGYTSNVPLRDADQDNVLVVHSFFDERLERAHGAPVRALIPDRYFYKSAKWLEAIKVTSRDEPGFWERSGYSNTADPWKEERYSR; via the coding sequence GTGAAAAATGACCTGAAGATCTCCAGACGCACTTTCCTGACCGCAGCAGGCGGCACCATAGTGAGCATCGGTTTACCAGGGACTTACCTGAAACTCTCGAACGCACAGCAACTGGCTCTGGCGGCCAGCATCAGACCGGATGGCAGATCCCGCCTTCCTCCCGGTCAACATGCGGTAGAAAAGATCCTGGACATGGGGGGCAGTCCCGGAACCGCTACGGTGGAAAGCTGGAGAATGCGCATCTACGGCGAGGTTAAAAGACCGATTGTCCTCTCCTATAAGGAGTTGCTCGATTTGGAGCAGGTTTCTATCACCTGTGATGTTCATTGTGTTACCGGCTGGACACTTTTGGATTCGCGATGGACCGGGGTTCGGCTCGGAACAATCCTGGATAGGGTGAAGCCCGTGAGAAATGCCAATTTTGTCATTTTTGAAGCCGCTAAAGGTTACACGAGCAACGTACCCCTACGTGATGCTGACCAGGACAACGTGCTCGTGGTGCACAGTTTCTTTGATGAGAGGCTCGAGCGGGCGCATGGAGCCCCTGTCCGTGCCTTGATTCCCGATCGTTATTTCTATAAGAGCGCCAAATGGTTAGAGGCTATTAAAGTCACCTCTCGCGACGAGCCGGGATTTTGGGAAAGAAGCGGCTACAGTAACACCGCCGATCCGTGGAAGGAAGAACGTTATTCTCGCTGA
- a CDS encoding IS630 family transposase has product MRNQKPDLVLADSDRQELDKISRSRTEPASRVQRATILLMYASGTTITAITKTLGTTRPLVYRTVDKALAFGPLASLDDMKRSGRSRVIDDAAKSWVISLACQRPTERGYAAETWTYSSLVTHIRTHADRSGHHCLKKVSRSKVHDILTEGDIRPHKISYYLEQRDPQFEEKMIDVLCVYKDVEMINQSPDSTQNRESTTVSYDEKPGIQAIKNIAAQLRPVPGKHSTIGRDYEYKRLGTVSLLGGIDLHTGRVHALVKDRHRSREFVEFLDLIDGRYPEDWVIRIVLDNHSAHVSKETQRYLQSRPNRFHFVFTPKHGSWLNLIESFFSKIARSFLRHIRVDSKQELVERIYQGIEEINKDPVVFRWRYKMEEIATA; this is encoded by the coding sequence ATGCGCAACCAGAAGCCGGATTTGGTTCTTGCCGACAGCGACCGGCAAGAACTCGACAAAATCAGCCGGAGCCGGACCGAGCCGGCAAGCCGTGTTCAGCGAGCCACGATACTTCTGATGTATGCCAGCGGAACCACCATTACGGCAATTACCAAGACGTTGGGCACCACCCGCCCGCTGGTGTATCGAACCGTCGATAAAGCCTTGGCCTTTGGGCCGTTGGCCTCGCTTGACGATATGAAGCGTTCCGGCAGAAGTCGTGTCATCGATGACGCGGCGAAGAGCTGGGTTATTTCTTTGGCTTGCCAGCGACCGACCGAACGTGGCTATGCCGCCGAAACCTGGACCTACAGCAGTCTCGTCACGCATATCAGGACCCATGCCGACCGGAGCGGGCACCACTGCTTGAAGAAAGTGAGCAGGAGCAAGGTTCATGATATTCTGACCGAAGGAGACATTCGCCCACATAAAATCAGCTATTATCTGGAGCAGCGGGACCCTCAGTTTGAGGAGAAAATGATCGACGTCCTCTGTGTCTACAAGGACGTGGAAATGATCAATCAGTCTCCTGACAGTACCCAGAATCGGGAATCAACCACCGTGTCATACGACGAGAAACCGGGCATTCAAGCCATCAAAAATATTGCTGCCCAACTCCGACCGGTACCGGGAAAGCACTCGACCATCGGCCGTGATTATGAATACAAACGCTTGGGCACCGTCTCCTTGCTCGGCGGTATTGATCTCCATACCGGCAGGGTTCATGCACTGGTCAAAGACCGCCATCGGAGTCGCGAGTTTGTTGAGTTTCTTGATCTGATTGATGGCAGGTACCCGGAAGACTGGGTAATCAGGATTGTTTTGGATAACCATTCTGCTCATGTGTCAAAAGAAACGCAACGATATCTTCAGTCACGACCGAACCGGTTTCATTTTGTTTTCACACCGAAACATGGCTCCTGGCTCAACCTGATCGAATCGTTTTTCAGCAAGATTGCCCGATCCTTTCTCCGCCATATCCGCGTTGATTCAAAGCAAGAACTCGTGGAGCGTATTTACCAGGGGATCGAGGAAATCAACAAGGACCCCGTGGTCTTCCGGTGGCGGTATAAAATGGAAGAAATTGCCACCGCTTAA
- the thiE gene encoding thiamine phosphate synthase, whose product MHAERSPGPGRNRDRLRPGLYLVLTEPRDGYEILAELAVRAGLPAVQLRYKGDDQRHHVALARELRTITRGSSTLFIVNDRPDIALMVEADGVHIGQEDLPAEAVRRLIGDNMLLGLSTHSLEQVSAARSEPVDYIGFGPIYPTTSKAKPDPVIGPDLLSEAGRISAHPIVAIGGLTLKRLAHLDLQACRNIAIISEVAQAENPGEKMSALHTRFIEWRGSRI is encoded by the coding sequence ATGCACGCTGAACGCTCTCCGGGACCAGGCCGAAACCGGGATCGTCTGCGACCGGGGCTCTACCTGGTTCTCACCGAACCACGCGACGGTTATGAAATCCTGGCGGAGCTGGCTGTCCGGGCAGGGCTACCGGCCGTACAGCTGCGCTACAAAGGCGACGATCAGCGCCATCACGTGGCCTTGGCGCGCGAATTACGAACCATCACCCGCGGCAGTTCAACCCTGTTTATCGTCAATGACCGTCCCGATATCGCCCTTATGGTCGAGGCGGATGGGGTACATATCGGCCAGGAGGACCTGCCTGCCGAGGCGGTGCGTCGCCTGATCGGGGACAACATGCTACTCGGCCTTTCCACCCACAGTCTCGAGCAGGTCTCAGCCGCCCGCTCCGAACCGGTGGATTACATCGGTTTCGGGCCGATTTATCCGACCACCTCGAAGGCCAAGCCGGACCCGGTCATCGGCCCGGATCTACTGAGCGAGGCCGGCCGGATCAGCGCCCACCCCATCGTCGCCATCGGCGGCCTGACGCTGAAGCGTCTCGCTCACCTCGATCTTCAGGCGTGCCGGAATATTGCGATCATCTCCGAAGTGGCACAAGCAGAAAATCCGGGGGAAAAGATGAGCGCCCTGCATACGAGGTTCATCGAATGGAGGGGATCGAGAATCTGA
- a CDS encoding PAS domain S-box protein: MNDKEPSYEELKHRLAEAEEKLRRLLADRAEARDTHRSGVDEQPACWENASRLNQILSAVRNVHKLIISEGNKQQLIDQACLSLVETLDYSKVFIGLFAATTDLRIVQMAAAGFDDDVGVLRAHLEAGARPHCLERILTEHQVLKKDDDLRFCRSCPLAEQHADDVVMSTTLRHGERLYGILSISQPKRVALQDKEQELFSELARDLAFALYKIDTIAALKDSERDLNRAQKLTHVGSWKIHLPSKMVLASREARVIYGYGLDDPEKAVTLGEIQMIPLPEYRPLLDTKLRELIHQGSPYNVEFRIKRVADGAIRHIHSVAEYDADKNVVLSTIQDITERKKIEEKIAWEHQRLRFILEGSRLATWEWDIRSNQTFFDPTWATLLGYTPEELAPHTYHTWRDLVHPDDLPLAEGLLVRCINGDRPDYQCEYRMKHKKGQWVWISDRGRVMTRDEKGLALRMFGTHADITERKKEEEAIRARERYLSTIIQATADGFWVVDKRGLICDVNEAYCRMSGYSRAELLGLSIGDLDAEETPEKTSVRTERIIANGWELFESIHRRKDGSRWPIEISVTWLDDGDGQFICFGRDLSERKNAEAQLQLQSLVLDQISDCVTVTDLDGIITYVNQAESVTSGFSREELIGASVEKYGENPDKGATQQQIIKKTIEQGSWRGEVVNYAADGQEIMMDCRAQVVYRDGEPIALCGIATDITEHKKADRLLQESEERFRDVVSSVPGAVYQFVQHADGSYEIPFLSRGAEQLFECSLEKAKDSRRLITEVHPDDQEYFWSAIKLSSRLLTQWTCTFRLVFEDGRIKWLRGIAQPKKMADGGVCWSGMVFDISQLKQAEDELNKHETLLQRIFEILPIGLWVADKDGTLVRSNPMGVKIWGAEPKVPINEYGIFKAWRLPGREPIGADDWALAKTIRTGAIIVDELLEIEAFDGKRKTILNYTAPVLDENGTLAGAIIVNLDISDRKQLEERLQQAEKMESVGRLAGGIAHDFNNMLGVILGYAELALTRAGDRDDRITSALRAIVEAAGRSADLTKQLLAFARKQTIAPKVIDLNQKVSNMFAMLRRLIGEDIEFSWQPGEHLAPLKIDPTQIDQILANLCVNARDAISGPGKIIIETGNVSIDEAYVQGYDEIPPGDYVLLSVSDNGCGMDTTTISHLFEPFFSTKEIGKGTGLGLATVYGIVKQNNGYITVYSEPGTGTTIKIYLPQLESSAPTTQERGKSSELLKGTETILLVEDESIVMEMTEILLQQMGYTVLCATSPPEAVEIAKQYDGSIHLLITDVIMPEMNGRELAHTLRSTYPDMKNLFMSGYTANVIAHHGVLDQGVHFLQKPFSMKDLAVKVRSVLEGTLQ; the protein is encoded by the coding sequence ATGAACGATAAAGAGCCGAGTTATGAGGAGTTGAAGCACCGACTTGCGGAGGCGGAGGAGAAGCTCCGCCGTCTTCTGGCAGATCGGGCTGAAGCTCGAGATACCCACAGATCTGGGGTGGATGAACAACCGGCTTGTTGGGAAAATGCAAGCCGCCTCAACCAGATCCTCTCTGCTGTCCGGAACGTGCATAAGCTCATCATTTCAGAGGGAAATAAGCAACAGCTCATTGACCAAGCCTGTTTGAGCCTTGTTGAGACACTTGATTACAGCAAGGTTTTTATCGGCCTGTTTGCGGCCACCACCGATCTTCGAATCGTTCAGATGGCAGCCGCTGGCTTTGACGATGACGTGGGAGTGCTGCGCGCTCATCTGGAAGCGGGGGCACGTCCCCATTGTCTCGAAAGAATTCTGACGGAACATCAGGTCCTTAAAAAAGATGATGATCTGAGGTTTTGCCGAAGTTGCCCGCTCGCAGAACAACATGCCGATGACGTGGTCATGAGTACGACTCTCCGTCATGGGGAGCGTCTGTACGGTATTTTGTCCATTTCCCAGCCGAAACGGGTTGCCTTGCAGGATAAGGAGCAGGAGTTGTTCTCCGAGTTGGCCAGAGACTTGGCTTTTGCGCTGTATAAGATCGATACCATTGCCGCCCTCAAAGATAGCGAGCGAGATCTGAACAGGGCTCAGAAGCTCACCCATGTGGGCTCCTGGAAGATCCATCTACCCTCGAAAATGGTTTTGGCATCGCGGGAAGCCCGTGTCATTTATGGCTATGGCCTGGATGACCCGGAAAAGGCCGTGACCCTCGGAGAGATCCAGATGATTCCGTTGCCGGAATATCGGCCTCTTCTCGATACAAAGCTCAGAGAGCTTATCCACCAAGGTTCACCGTACAACGTCGAGTTTCGAATCAAACGGGTTGCTGATGGTGCCATTCGTCATATTCACTCGGTTGCCGAGTACGACGCTGATAAGAATGTGGTGCTGAGCACCATCCAGGACATCACCGAACGCAAAAAGATTGAAGAAAAAATTGCGTGGGAGCATCAACGGCTGCGTTTTATTCTGGAAGGGTCGCGTCTTGCCACCTGGGAGTGGGATATCAGGAGCAACCAGACTTTTTTTGATCCCACGTGGGCGACTCTGCTTGGCTACACGCCAGAAGAACTCGCTCCGCATACCTATCATACCTGGAGAGATCTCGTTCATCCGGATGATCTCCCCCTAGCCGAGGGATTGCTGGTACGGTGTATCAACGGTGACCGCCCTGATTATCAATGCGAATATCGCATGAAGCACAAGAAGGGGCAGTGGGTCTGGATCAGTGATCGGGGGCGGGTGATGACCAGGGATGAGAAAGGTCTTGCCCTGAGGATGTTTGGCACTCATGCCGACATCACCGAACGAAAAAAAGAAGAGGAAGCCATTCGGGCCCGCGAGCGTTATCTGAGCACCATTATCCAGGCGACGGCGGACGGTTTTTGGGTGGTGGACAAACGCGGTTTGATTTGTGATGTCAACGAGGCTTATTGCCGCATGTCCGGCTATTCCCGTGCGGAGCTGCTCGGCCTGTCCATCGGTGATCTGGATGCTGAAGAGACTCCGGAGAAAACGTCCGTTCGTACGGAACGGATCATTGCCAACGGCTGGGAGTTGTTTGAATCGATCCATCGACGAAAAGATGGTTCCCGATGGCCTATAGAGATCTCTGTCACCTGGCTCGACGATGGTGATGGACAATTCATTTGTTTCGGCCGTGATCTGAGTGAACGCAAAAATGCAGAGGCGCAGCTGCAGTTGCAATCGCTCGTATTGGATCAAATTTCGGATTGCGTAACCGTTACCGACCTGGATGGTATCATTACCTATGTCAACCAGGCGGAGTCAGTGACATCAGGCTTTTCCCGGGAAGAGCTTATCGGCGCCTCGGTCGAAAAGTATGGCGAAAATCCAGACAAGGGGGCGACGCAACAACAGATCATCAAGAAGACCATCGAACAGGGTTCTTGGCGGGGAGAGGTGGTCAACTATGCGGCTGACGGGCAAGAGATTATGATGGATTGCCGAGCGCAGGTGGTCTATCGCGATGGCGAGCCGATCGCCCTCTGCGGTATTGCCACCGATATCACCGAGCACAAGAAGGCCGACAGGTTACTCCAGGAAAGCGAGGAACGGTTTCGCGATGTGGTTTCCAGCGTGCCCGGAGCAGTATATCAGTTTGTCCAACATGCCGATGGCTCATATGAAATACCTTTCTTGAGCCGAGGAGCGGAACAATTGTTCGAGTGTTCTCTAGAAAAAGCAAAGGATTCTCGAAGGCTGATTACGGAGGTTCATCCAGACGATCAGGAATACTTCTGGTCCGCCATCAAATTGTCTTCTCGCCTGCTGACCCAGTGGACGTGTACGTTTCGCCTGGTCTTTGAGGATGGAAGGATCAAATGGCTGCGAGGGATTGCCCAACCGAAAAAAATGGCGGATGGCGGGGTCTGTTGGAGCGGCATGGTGTTCGACATCTCTCAGCTCAAGCAAGCCGAAGATGAATTGAACAAACATGAAACGTTGCTGCAAAGGATATTCGAGATCTTGCCTATCGGCCTATGGGTAGCCGACAAAGATGGAACGCTCGTTCGCAGCAATCCAATGGGCGTCAAGATCTGGGGGGCTGAACCGAAGGTACCGATCAACGAATACGGGATCTTTAAGGCCTGGCGGCTGCCGGGACGCGAACCGATAGGGGCGGATGACTGGGCGTTGGCCAAAACGATCCGAACCGGGGCTATCATCGTCGATGAATTGCTCGAAATCGAAGCGTTTGACGGGAAACGAAAGACCATCTTGAACTACACCGCTCCCGTTCTTGATGAAAACGGAACCCTTGCCGGAGCGATCATTGTCAATCTGGATATCAGTGATCGGAAGCAATTGGAAGAGCGCCTGCAGCAAGCGGAGAAAATGGAATCGGTCGGGCGCCTCGCTGGAGGCATTGCTCACGATTTCAATAACATGCTTGGCGTTATCCTCGGATATGCCGAGTTGGCGCTGACTCGGGCTGGCGACCGTGACGATAGGATCACGTCAGCCTTGCGCGCCATCGTTGAAGCAGCCGGACGGTCGGCCGACTTGACCAAACAGCTGCTGGCGTTCGCCCGCAAGCAAACTATTGCCCCCAAGGTCATCGACCTCAATCAGAAAGTAAGCAACATGTTTGCCATGTTGCGCCGACTCATCGGTGAGGATATCGAATTTTCCTGGCAGCCAGGCGAACATTTGGCCCCGTTAAAGATCGATCCGACGCAGATCGATCAGATTTTGGCAAACCTTTGTGTCAACGCACGCGATGCCATAAGCGGCCCCGGCAAGATCATCATCGAAACTGGGAACGTATCCATCGACGAAGCGTACGTCCAGGGATACGACGAGATACCACCTGGCGATTACGTGCTGCTCTCGGTGAGTGATAATGGTTGCGGCATGGATACCACCACCATTTCTCATCTTTTCGAACCGTTTTTCAGCACCAAAGAGATCGGCAAGGGAACCGGTTTGGGGCTGGCCACCGTTTACGGCATTGTGAAACAAAACAACGGCTACATCACGGTGTACAGCGAACCAGGCACGGGCACGACCATTAAGATTTACCTGCCGCAACTGGAATCGTCTGCCCCGACGACGCAGGAGCGGGGAAAATCATCAGAACTGCTGAAAGGGACAGAAACAATCCTTTTGGTGGAGGATGAGTCAATAGTCATGGAAATGACGGAAATCTTGCTCCAGCAAATGGGTTACACGGTACTGTGTGCGACCTCCCCTCCGGAAGCGGTTGAGATAGCAAAACAGTATGACGGTTCCATCCATCTCTTGATCACCGATGTTATCATGCCGGAAATGAACGGGCGGGAGTTGGCTCACACGTTGCGATCCACCTATCCCGATATGAAAAACCTTTTCATGTCAGGATATACGGCGAATGTTATTGCCCATCATGGGGTTCTGGACCAAGGAGTTCATTTTTTGCAGAAACCCTTTTCGATGAAGGATCTAGCCGTGAAGGTTCGCTCGGTATTGGAAGGTACCTTGCAGTGA
- a CDS encoding sulfide-dependent adenosine diphosphate thiazole synthase, which yields MLNEVTISRAIITRYMDKLSAALDLDVAIVGGGPSGLVAGYYLAKAGKKVALFDRKLSIGGGIWGGGMMFNEIVVQEAGNGILQELDLQGTRYEPGYYTLDSVLVTATLICKAMRAGLQIFNLIGVDDVVIKDNRVSGLVINWGAVSTLGWHIDPLTLFSRYVLDATGHDAEITTILVRKMGVNLNTETGAIVGEKSMDAETGEEDTVKNTGEVYPGLLVSGMAANAVCGGYRMGPVFGGMLLSGKRAAELMLHGLDHAR from the coding sequence ATGTTAAACGAAGTAACCATCAGCAGGGCCATCATCACCCGTTACATGGACAAGTTGAGTGCGGCCCTCGATCTCGATGTGGCCATTGTCGGAGGCGGCCCCTCCGGCCTGGTGGCCGGCTATTACCTGGCCAAGGCGGGCAAGAAAGTAGCGCTGTTTGATCGCAAGCTCTCTATCGGCGGCGGTATCTGGGGCGGCGGCATGATGTTCAACGAAATCGTTGTCCAGGAGGCCGGCAACGGGATATTGCAGGAACTGGATCTGCAGGGGACGCGTTACGAACCGGGCTATTACACCCTCGATTCGGTCCTGGTGACGGCGACGCTCATCTGTAAGGCAATGCGTGCCGGACTGCAGATCTTCAACCTGATCGGCGTCGACGACGTGGTCATCAAAGACAACCGGGTCTCGGGCCTGGTCATCAACTGGGGTGCCGTCTCCACGCTTGGCTGGCATATCGACCCCCTGACGCTCTTTTCCCGCTACGTGCTGGACGCAACCGGTCATGACGCCGAAATCACCACCATTCTGGTACGTAAGATGGGCGTGAACCTGAACACCGAAACCGGCGCCATTGTCGGGGAGAAATCAATGGACGCCGAAACGGGCGAGGAAGATACGGTGAAGAATACCGGCGAAGTCTACCCCGGCCTGCTGGTCAGCGGCATGGCGGCCAATGCCGTCTGCGGCGGCTACCGGATGGGGCCGGTCTTCGGCGGCATGTTGCTATCCGGTAAACGGGCGGCCGAACTGATGCTGCACGGACTTGACCATGCACGCTGA
- the ypfJ gene encoding KPN_02809 family neutral zinc metallopeptidase — MRWRDGRRSSNVEDRRNVRLSGKMKGGGIGILILALIGMYFGIDPRIILEQGAQLSGGPTVEQAEYQPTAAENELADFVSVVLADTEDTWSAIFSQTAGGYQKPTLVLFSGAVQSACGFAQAATGPFYCPADRKVYIDLSFYQDLRNKLGAPGDFAQAYVIAHEVGHHVQNLLGISDQLHDLRGRVSQTEYNRLMVKLELQADCFAGLWANHADRSRQILESGDIEEALNAASMIGDDRLQQQSRGYVTPDSFTHGTSDQRTRWFRRGFQSGRVDSCDTFSAQDL, encoded by the coding sequence ATGCGGTGGCGAGACGGACGGCGGAGCAGCAACGTCGAGGATCGGAGAAACGTGCGGTTGTCCGGCAAGATGAAGGGCGGCGGCATCGGTATTCTGATCCTAGCCTTGATCGGCATGTATTTCGGCATCGATCCGCGGATCATCCTCGAACAGGGAGCCCAGCTTTCCGGCGGACCGACGGTGGAACAGGCCGAGTATCAACCGACCGCCGCGGAAAACGAGCTGGCCGATTTCGTCTCGGTGGTACTGGCCGATACCGAGGACACCTGGTCGGCGATTTTCAGCCAGACTGCCGGTGGTTATCAGAAACCGACCCTGGTCTTGTTCTCCGGTGCGGTGCAATCGGCCTGCGGCTTTGCCCAGGCGGCAACCGGCCCTTTTTATTGTCCGGCGGACCGAAAAGTCTACATTGACCTCAGTTTTTATCAGGACCTGCGCAACAAGTTGGGGGCCCCTGGCGATTTTGCACAAGCCTATGTGATTGCCCATGAGGTCGGCCACCATGTGCAGAATCTGCTTGGGATCAGCGACCAGCTGCACGACCTGCGGGGGCGGGTGTCGCAGACCGAGTACAACCGATTGATGGTGAAGTTGGAGCTGCAGGCAGACTGTTTTGCCGGCCTGTGGGCCAACCATGCCGACCGGTCCCGGCAAATTCTTGAATCAGGGGATATCGAGGAGGCGCTCAACGCCGCCAGTATGATCGGGGACGATCGTCTGCAGCAGCAATCCCGCGGCTACGTGACGCCCGATTCCTTTACCCACGGCACGTCGGACCAACGTACCCGGTGGTTCCGCCGGGGCTTCCAGTCCGGCAGGGTGGACAGCTGCGATACCTTCAGCGCCCAGGATCTCTAA